In Toxoplasma gondii ME49 chromosome X, whole genome shotgun sequence, a single genomic region encodes these proteins:
- the RPL15 gene encoding ribosomal protein RPL15 (encoded by transcript TGME49_228470), with product MGAYKYLEELWKKKQSDVLRFLLRVRTWEYRQLPAVHRCTQSTRPDKARRLGYKKKQGFVIYRVRVRRGDRKKQVHKGIVYGKPKNQGVRKQKSTRNLRAVAEEKVGRKICGGLRVLNSYWVGQDAVYKYYEVILVDPAHNAIRNDPRINWLCKPVMKHRECRGLTSAGKKYRGLRTKGSGAARLRPSRRACWKKRQAVRLRRYR from the exons GTACCTTGAGGAGctctggaagaagaagcagtctGATGTGCtgcgcttccttcttcgtgtgCGCACGTGGGAGTACAGACAGCTGCCCGCTGTCCACAGGTGCACGCAGAGCACGCGCCCCGACAAGGCACGTCGTCTGGGGtacaagaagaagcagggcTTCGTGATTTACCGTGTCCGAgtgagaagaggagacaggaagaagcaagtcCACAAGGGCATTGTGTACGGAAAGCCGAAAAACCAGG GTGTTCGTAAGCAGAAGTCAACTCGCAACCTGCGCGCCGTGGCTGAGGAGAAAGTTGGCCGTAAGATCTGCGGAGGCTTGCGCGTGCTGAACAGCTACTGGGTGGGCCAAGACGCCGTGTACAAGTACTACGAAGTGATTTTGGTGGACCCTGCCCACAATGCGATCCGCAACGACCCGCGCATCAACTGGCTGTGCAAGCCTGTGATGAAGCACAGAGAGTGCAGAGGCCTCACCTCTGCCGGCAAGAAGTACCGTGGCCTGCGCACCAAGGGCAGCGGTGCAGCCCGTCTGCGCCCTTCCCGCCGTGCAtgctggaagaagaggcaagcTGTCCGCCTGCGCAGATACAGATAA